A section of the Marinimicrobium koreense genome encodes:
- a CDS encoding ABC transporter ATP-binding protein, whose translation MFAFFESLLKPFPVEEPQQPPKNLVAFCRHYTKGAGKFLLTMSFMAALIAVMEVALFQFLGLTVDWLGQYTPTELWAERGTELWLMAFVVLIAIPVTVFFHSTLIHQTLLGNYPMIIRWQAHRYLLGQSVAFFQDEFAGRIATKVMQTALAVRETVMKLLDITVYVLVYFTSMLVLLGSLDWRLMVPLGVWFLAYIALLRYFLPRLSAVATRQANARADMTGRIVDTYTNIATVKLFSHSRRESDYARDGMERFLHSVYPQMRLATLLNSGVWGINALLIFSSAALSIWLWSGDIISVGAIAAAMGLVLRLNGMSQWIMWEVSTLFENIGTAKDGINTLSHPRAVGDAEQAQPLDVRDGGIEFDQVTFHYDKGEGVLENFSLDLKPGEKIGLVGRSGAGKSTLVNLLLRFYDIEKGQIRIDGQDISQVQQETLRAQIGMITQDTALLHRSVRDNLLYGKPGATEEEMIEAAKQAEAHDFILGLSDAEGRTGYDAHVGERGVKLSGGQRQRIAIARVLLKDAPILIMDEATSALDSEVESIIQTNLSRLMEGKTVIAIAHRLSTIAALDRLIVLDQGKIVEQGTHSELIAQSGLYAQLWSHQSGGFLGEE comes from the coding sequence ATGTTCGCGTTTTTCGAAAGTCTGCTCAAACCCTTCCCGGTCGAAGAGCCGCAACAGCCACCCAAGAACCTGGTGGCCTTCTGCCGCCACTATACCAAAGGCGCCGGCAAATTCCTGTTAACCATGTCGTTCATGGCCGCACTGATTGCCGTCATGGAAGTGGCCCTGTTTCAGTTCCTGGGGCTGACCGTCGACTGGCTCGGCCAATACACCCCGACCGAACTCTGGGCCGAGCGCGGTACAGAACTGTGGTTGATGGCCTTTGTGGTCCTGATCGCCATCCCGGTCACGGTGTTTTTTCACTCCACGCTGATTCACCAGACCCTGCTCGGCAACTACCCCATGATCATCCGCTGGCAGGCGCACCGCTACCTGCTCGGTCAGAGCGTGGCCTTCTTCCAGGACGAATTCGCCGGGCGCATCGCCACCAAAGTCATGCAGACCGCCCTGGCGGTGCGCGAAACGGTCATGAAGTTGCTGGACATCACCGTCTATGTGCTGGTGTATTTCACCAGCATGCTGGTGCTGCTGGGCTCACTCGACTGGCGACTCATGGTGCCGCTCGGCGTCTGGTTTCTTGCCTACATCGCCCTGCTGCGCTACTTCCTGCCGCGCCTGTCCGCCGTCGCCACCCGGCAGGCCAATGCCCGGGCCGATATGACCGGCCGAATCGTGGATACTTACACCAACATTGCCACGGTCAAACTCTTCTCCCACTCCCGGCGCGAATCCGATTACGCCCGGGATGGCATGGAGCGGTTTCTGCACAGCGTCTACCCGCAGATGCGCCTGGCCACCCTGCTCAACAGCGGTGTCTGGGGCATTAATGCCCTGTTGATTTTCAGTAGCGCCGCGCTGTCCATCTGGCTGTGGAGCGGCGATATTATTTCGGTCGGCGCCATTGCCGCCGCCATGGGCCTGGTGTTGCGTCTGAACGGTATGTCCCAGTGGATCATGTGGGAAGTGTCCACCCTGTTTGAAAACATCGGCACCGCCAAAGACGGCATCAACACCCTCTCTCACCCGCGCGCAGTCGGGGATGCAGAGCAGGCGCAACCCTTGGACGTCCGTGACGGCGGGATTGAATTTGATCAGGTGACCTTCCACTACGACAAAGGCGAAGGGGTGCTGGAGAATTTTTCGCTGGACCTCAAGCCCGGCGAGAAGATTGGCCTGGTCGGCCGCTCCGGCGCCGGTAAGTCCACCCTGGTCAACCTGCTGCTGCGCTTTTACGACATTGAGAAGGGGCAGATCCGGATCGACGGTCAGGACATCAGCCAGGTTCAGCAGGAAACCCTGCGCGCCCAGATCGGCATGATCACCCAGGACACCGCCCTGCTCCACCGGTCGGTACGGGACAACCTGCTCTATGGTAAACCAGGCGCGACCGAAGAAGAAATGATCGAAGCGGCCAAGCAGGCCGAAGCCCACGACTTTATTCTCGGCCTGAGCGATGCCGAAGGACGCACCGGTTACGACGCCCACGTGGGCGAACGCGGCGTGAAGCTGTCCGGCGGCCAGCGCCAGCGTATCGCAATCGCCCGGGTGCTACTGAAAGATGCCCCGATCCTGATCATGGACGAGGCCACCTCGGCCCTGGATTCGGAAGTGGAAAGTATCATCCAGACCAACCTGAGCCGCCTCATGGAAGGCAAAACCGTTATCGCCATCGCGCACCGGTTGTCTACCATTGCCGCGCTGGATCGGTTGATCGTGTTGGACCAGGGAAAGATTGTCGAACAGGGAACCCATTCGGAGTTGATTGCCCAGAGTGGGTTGTATGCGCAGTTGTGGTCGCATCAGTCCGGCGGGTTTTTGGGGGAGGAATAG
- a CDS encoding pirin family protein — translation MQRQLQQLIPALATSDGAGVRIKRSLGQSQQARLDPFLMLDEFNSESKDDYIGGFPSHPHRGFETVTYMLEGHMLHEDHMGNRGDLKSGDVQWMTAGRGIIHSEMPQQEEGRMHGFQMWLNLPAAEKMKPAAYRDIPASDIPTLELANGGRVKVIAGSVTADGTTVEGPIQGLSTEPRYWDVQLPAGATFEQALPKGLNAFLYVFEGDLTIGEPPRQLKNGAAGVLSDGESLTITAGEQGVRTLVLAGKPIKEPIAQYGPFVMNTPEEIEEAINDYRAGRLAG, via the coding sequence ATGCAACGCCAACTGCAACAACTGATTCCGGCCCTCGCCACCAGCGACGGTGCCGGTGTGCGGATCAAGCGCAGCCTGGGGCAAAGCCAGCAGGCGCGCCTGGATCCCTTCCTGATGCTCGACGAGTTCAACTCCGAGAGCAAAGACGACTACATCGGCGGTTTCCCGTCTCACCCGCACCGCGGGTTTGAAACGGTCACCTACATGCTTGAAGGTCATATGTTGCACGAGGACCACATGGGCAACCGGGGCGACCTGAAAAGTGGCGACGTGCAGTGGATGACCGCCGGGCGCGGCATCATTCACTCGGAGATGCCCCAGCAGGAAGAAGGTCGCATGCACGGCTTCCAGATGTGGCTGAACCTGCCCGCGGCGGAGAAAATGAAGCCGGCGGCCTATCGGGATATCCCCGCCAGCGACATCCCAACCCTGGAACTGGCCAATGGCGGCAGGGTGAAGGTAATTGCGGGTAGTGTGACGGCCGATGGAACCACGGTGGAAGGCCCGATCCAGGGGCTGAGCACCGAGCCGCGCTACTGGGATGTGCAGTTGCCCGCGGGTGCCACCTTCGAGCAGGCGCTGCCGAAAGGGTTGAATGCGTTTCTATATGTGTTTGAAGGGGATCTGACCATCGGCGAGCCACCCCGGCAGCTGAAGAACGGCGCCGCCGGTGTGTTGAGTGATGGTGAGTCGCTGACCATCACCGCGGGCGAGCAAGGCGTGCGCACCCTGGTTCTCGCGGGCAAGCCCATCAAGGAGCCGATCGCACAATACGGACCCTTCGTGATGAACACCCCGGAGGAGATCGAGGAAGCGATCAATGATTACCGGGCCGGGCGTTTGGCCGGGTAG
- a CDS encoding FMN-dependent NADH-azoreductase: protein MATLLQINSSLSGDDGHSSALSNKFVQRWREHNPGGKVIVRDLARHPIPHLDAERLHAFITPAEKRTATQQDIVSYSDQLIDELKRADVIVFGVPMYNFGVPSTLKAYFDHIARSGETFRYTSNGPEGLLEDKPVYIFAARGGIYQGTDADSQTGYLNTFLGFIGLTKTHFVYAEGLAMGEDNQKKALSSAEQEITELAAA from the coding sequence ATGGCGACACTACTTCAGATCAACAGCAGCCTGTCCGGTGACGACGGCCATTCCAGCGCCCTCAGCAACAAGTTCGTTCAGCGCTGGCGCGAGCACAACCCCGGCGGTAAAGTCATTGTTCGCGACCTGGCCCGCCACCCGATTCCGCACCTGGACGCGGAACGTCTGCACGCCTTTATTACTCCGGCGGAGAAGCGAACGGCCACCCAGCAGGATATCGTGAGCTATTCCGATCAGTTGATCGACGAGCTCAAGCGCGCGGACGTGATCGTCTTCGGTGTGCCCATGTACAACTTCGGCGTGCCATCTACGCTGAAAGCGTATTTCGATCACATTGCCCGCTCCGGCGAAACCTTCCGCTATACCAGTAATGGCCCCGAAGGCCTTCTGGAAGACAAGCCGGTGTATATCTTTGCGGCCCGGGGCGGTATCTATCAAGGCACCGATGCGGACTCCCAGACCGGTTACCTCAATACCTTCCTGGGCTTCATCGGCCTGACCAAGACCCACTTCGTCTACGCCGAAGGTCTGGCCATGGGTGAGGACAACCAGAAAAAGGCACTTTCCAGTGCCGAGCAGGAAATTACCGAATTGGCCGCTGCCTGA